One part of the Botrytis cinerea B05.10 chromosome 8, complete sequence genome encodes these proteins:
- the Bcpri2 gene encoding Bcpri2, producing MIRQDPNRFSKKQKPDYRKTPFAEKPAYKDLNYPHRLNFYTIPPTADITLEQFEQWAIDRLRVLAELEACSFRNRTPAETAAHMKPLLDKYLPLSASSSGSSALQSERQKDHYSHFILRLAFASTEDLRRRFSRVESMLFRLRFQADDLRERQSFVEGLNLDWETVSEDEKRDYWEQLKGAAGRDKLIIEEESWFKVDWERVPELVESRRVFLKGGKAYVHSREQLSMVVAEFTSRLDKALEITSRALPRLDEDDRLTPILTHLSQNFTTPDANYSNSATTVDGADISARNVDALSSSFPLCMQNLHKSLRRDAHLKHYGRLQYTLFLKGIGLNLEECLVFWRSSFSKITDDVFNKEYRYNVRHAYGDVGGDSNRRGNGYSPFSCQKILTEHPPGPGESHGCPYRHFSVDNLTSLLRAVGVNDHEVLRGVKEDKEKQKFHLACNRVFEYAHKQEIKKVKDDGTWGAAQLETIVHPNEYFKRSYLLKNMGKAPTAGEDVKMDD from the exons ATGATACGTCAAGACCCCAACCGGTTctccaagaaacaaaagccAGACTATAGGAAAACTCCATTTGCAGAAAAGCCCGCCTACAAAGATCTCAACTACCCGCACCGTCTGAATTTCTACACAATACCTCCTACTGCTGATATCACTCTGGAACAATTTGAGCAATGGGCTATTGATCGCCTGCGAG TCCTCGCGGAACTCGAAGCATGTTCATTCAGAAACAGAACGCCTGCCGAGACAGCAGCCCATATGAAGCCCCTTCTCGATAAATATTTACCActttctgcttcttcatctggcTCTAGCGCACTACAGTCCGAGAGACAGAAGGATCATTATAGTCATTTTATCCTGCGGCTCGCTTTTGCTTCTACGGAAGACTTACGAAGACGATTTTCTCGAGTGGAGTCTATGTTGTTCCGTTTGCGGTTCCAAGCAGACGATCTTAGAGAACGGCAATCATTTGTAGAGGGCCTCAACCTAGATTGGGAGACGGTGAGTGAGGACGAGAAAAGAGATTATTGGGAACAATTGAAGGGTGCAGCCGGCAGGGATAAGTTgataattgaagaagagagttGGTTCAAAGTAGACTGGGAGAGAGTCCCGGAATTGGTAGAGAGTCGGAGAGTATTCTTGAAGGGTGGAAAGGCGTACGTTCATTCCAGGGAACAATTATCGATGGTAGTTGCGGAATTTACAAGTAGGCTGGATAAAGCTTTGGAg ATCACATCTCGTGCACTTCCTCGGCTCGATGAAGATGATCGACTAACACCAATTCTTACAcatctttctcaaaactTCACCACACCGGATGCAAATTACTCCAACTCAGCAACTACAGTCGATGGAGCTGACATTTCCGCTCGTAATGTCGACGCactctcctcttcattccCTCTCTGCATGCAAAACCTCCATAAATCCCTCCGCAGAGATGCCCATCTCAAACATTACGGTCGTCTGCAATACACGCTATTCCTCAAAGGTATCGGCTTGAACCTGGAAGAATGTCTTGTATTTTGGCGTTCCTCCTTCAGTAAAATTACAGATGACGTCTTCAATAAAGAATACAGATACAATGTTCGTCACGCTTATGGTGACGTGGGAGGAGATTCGAATCGCAGAGGCAATGGATATTCTCCATTTAGTTGTCAAAAGATATTGACAGAGCATCCTCCAGGGCCAGGAGAATCACACGGTTGTCCTTATAGACATTTCAGTGTGGATAACCTAACTTCGTTATTGCGTGCCGTAGGCGTGAACGACCATGAGGTTTTAAGGGGGGTGAaagaagataaagagaaGCAGAAGTTTCATCTTGCTTGTAACAG AGTCTTCGAGTACGCACATAAACAGGAGATTAAGAAAGTCAAAGATGATGGCACATGGGGTGCAGCACAATTAGAAACCATTGTACACCCCAATGAGTACTTCAAACGAAGTTATCTACTGAAAAATATGGGCAAAGCCCCTACTGCAGGGGAGGATGTCAAAATGGATGATTAA